A window from Pseudomonas alloputida encodes these proteins:
- a CDS encoding tyrosine-type recombinase/integrase, giving the protein MARIKLTKSAVDAAKPQAQAIELRDTVVPGFLCKITPAGRKVFMLQYRTNAGERRKPALGQYGELTVEQARVMAQEWLAEVRRGGDPSAAKAAARKAQTMKEYCLTFMEDYSRQRNKPSTQRGYQGVIDRCIIPIMGRMKVQDVKRPDVAALMKKLAHKPAEANRTFGVLRKMFNLAEVWGLRPDGTNPCRHVPMFPPGKETRLIVDDELVRIFRHLEHVEAEGLENYVIPLAIRLQFEFAARRSEICPLEWDWIDLEKRRVVWPDSKTGGISKPMSEEAYRLLSTAPRRESCPYVLPSPNDPARHLTHGEHYGGWKRVLKAAGVPHVGTHGIRHRATTDIANSGVPTKVGMKLTGHKTVAMFMHYVHTEDKPVRDAAELVASRRQAITGALRPAEATA; this is encoded by the coding sequence ATGGCAAGAATCAAACTCACCAAGTCCGCTGTCGATGCCGCCAAGCCCCAGGCGCAGGCCATCGAACTGCGGGACACCGTGGTGCCCGGCTTCCTGTGCAAGATCACCCCGGCCGGCCGCAAGGTGTTCATGCTCCAGTACCGCACGAACGCCGGCGAGCGCCGCAAGCCCGCCCTGGGCCAGTACGGGGAACTGACCGTCGAGCAGGCCCGTGTCATGGCGCAGGAGTGGCTGGCCGAGGTGCGCCGGGGCGGCGACCCGAGCGCGGCCAAAGCTGCCGCCCGCAAGGCACAGACCATGAAGGAGTATTGCCTCACCTTCATGGAGGACTACTCCAGGCAGCGCAACAAGCCCAGCACTCAGCGGGGCTATCAGGGCGTAATCGACCGCTGCATCATCCCGATCATGGGGCGGATGAAGGTGCAGGACGTGAAGCGCCCGGACGTGGCCGCGCTGATGAAGAAGCTGGCCCACAAGCCGGCCGAGGCCAACCGCACCTTCGGCGTGCTGCGCAAGATGTTCAACCTGGCCGAAGTGTGGGGGCTGCGTCCGGACGGCACCAATCCGTGCCGCCACGTCCCGATGTTCCCGCCCGGCAAGGAAACCCGGCTCATCGTGGACGACGAGCTGGTGAGGATCTTCCGGCATCTGGAACACGTGGAGGCGGAAGGATTGGAGAACTACGTCATCCCGCTGGCGATTCGCCTGCAATTCGAGTTTGCCGCCCGCCGCTCCGAAATCTGTCCGCTGGAGTGGGACTGGATTGATCTGGAGAAGCGCCGCGTGGTCTGGCCCGACAGCAAGACCGGCGGCATTTCCAAGCCCATGAGCGAAGAAGCCTATCGGCTGCTTTCGACGGCGCCGCGCCGGGAGAGCTGCCCCTACGTCCTGCCGTCGCCCAACGACCCGGCCCGGCATCTGACGCATGGCGAACACTATGGCGGCTGGAAGCGCGTACTCAAGGCCGCCGGTGTGCCGCATGTCGGCACGCACGGTATCCGCCACCGGGCTACGACCGACATTGCCAATTCGGGCGTGCCGACCAAGGTCGGCATGAAGCTGACGGGCCACAAGACGGTGGCGATGTTCATGCACTACGTCCACACCGAGGACAAGCCGGTGCGCGATGCGGCCGAACTGGTGGCGAGCCGGCGGCAGGCCATCACGGGTGCGCTGCGCCCTGCGGAGGCGACGGCATGA
- a CDS encoding LysE family translocator: protein MQQFMIIALAHFLALLSPGPDFFLVARNAISSGWRIASGACLGIALANGAFIVIAFTGLSVLQQGSLLFSALQLVGASYLLYIGVLFLRHAGQTSLGTVAGSQRVHGWWRSLGMGFLSGILNPKNALFYASLASMVASVSPGWKTAYALWMFSIVLLWDLLVAVAIGNQRVLRRFARSLAWLERASGVMLVMLAGALLLHLARG, encoded by the coding sequence ATGCAACAATTCATGATCATCGCCCTGGCCCACTTCCTTGCCCTGCTCTCGCCTGGCCCGGACTTTTTCCTGGTCGCACGCAACGCGATCAGCAGCGGCTGGCGCATCGCCAGCGGCGCCTGCCTGGGCATAGCGCTGGCCAATGGCGCGTTCATCGTCATCGCCTTCACCGGGCTTTCGGTACTGCAGCAAGGCAGCCTGCTGTTCAGCGCCCTGCAACTGGTCGGCGCCAGCTACCTGCTGTACATCGGCGTGCTGTTCCTGCGCCATGCCGGGCAAACCAGCCTGGGCACAGTCGCCGGCAGCCAGCGGGTGCATGGCTGGTGGCGCAGTTTGGGCATGGGCTTCTTGTCTGGCATCCTCAACCCCAAGAACGCGCTGTTCTATGCCAGCCTGGCCAGCATGGTCGCCAGCGTCAGCCCCGGCTGGAAAACGGCCTACGCGCTATGGATGTTCAGCATCGTCCTGCTCTGGGACTTGCTGGTCGCCGTGGCCATCGGCAACCAGCGGGTACTGCGGCGCTTCGCCCGCAGCCTGGCGTGGCTGGAGCGGGCCTCGGGGGTCATGCTGGTGATGTTGGCGGGGGCGTTGTTGCTGCATCTGGCCCGGGGCTGA
- a CDS encoding type II toxin-antitoxin system RelE/ParE family toxin, producing the protein MFPVPVQKDMGVALFVVQLGGTPDVAKPWKGLGSGVYELVEDHRGDTFRAVYTVRVGDAVHVLHAFQKKSKSGIATPQPDVELIEKRLKAVLARYGASGRS; encoded by the coding sequence GTGTTCCCCGTCCCCGTGCAGAAAGACATGGGCGTGGCACTGTTCGTCGTTCAGTTGGGGGGTACGCCGGACGTGGCCAAGCCTTGGAAGGGGCTCGGCTCCGGGGTGTACGAGCTGGTGGAAGACCATCGGGGCGACACCTTCCGCGCCGTCTACACGGTACGGGTCGGCGATGCGGTGCATGTGCTACATGCGTTTCAGAAGAAGTCCAAGTCCGGCATTGCCACACCGCAGCCGGACGTGGAGTTGATCGAGAAGCGGTTAAAGGCAGTGCTCGCCCGATATGGTGCGAGCGGGAGATCGTGA
- a CDS encoding serine/threonine protein phosphatase, protein MARFRRMIANIRGRDLAVGDIHGHFQRLQQCLDAVGFDPAVDRLFSVGDLVDRGPHSEAALEWLAQPWFHAVQGNHEALAITRVRGGRLDLGMYRAAGGGWFLDLPRREQLRFVERFEQLPIAMEVESADGLVGLLHADSPFADWTDLRSWLELDDDPEVRQVCQWSRRRLKEGDTQPVQGLRALLVGHTPVLEAKLLGNVWHLDTGGWASGHFTLVDMRTLQQVSPGPDAATTPPPTSPA, encoded by the coding sequence ATGGCACGGTTTCGGCGGATGATCGCCAATATCCGGGGACGGGATCTGGCCGTAGGCGATATCCATGGCCACTTCCAGCGCCTGCAACAATGCCTGGATGCGGTAGGGTTCGATCCGGCGGTGGACCGCCTGTTCAGCGTGGGTGACCTGGTCGACCGTGGGCCGCACAGCGAGGCAGCGTTGGAATGGCTGGCCCAGCCTTGGTTCCATGCCGTCCAGGGCAATCATGAGGCCTTGGCAATCACCCGCGTGCGCGGTGGGCGGCTCGACCTGGGCATGTACCGCGCCGCCGGGGGTGGTTGGTTCCTTGACTTGCCGCGGCGCGAGCAACTGCGTTTCGTGGAGCGTTTCGAGCAGTTGCCGATTGCCATGGAAGTGGAGAGTGCAGACGGTCTGGTAGGCCTGCTGCATGCAGACAGCCCGTTTGCCGACTGGACAGACTTACGCTCCTGGCTGGAACTGGATGACGACCCTGAAGTGCGCCAAGTGTGCCAGTGGTCGCGTCGGCGCCTGAAAGAGGGGGACACCCAACCGGTGCAGGGCCTGCGAGCCCTGCTGGTCGGCCACACCCCGGTGCTGGAGGCCAAGCTGCTGGGCAATGTGTGGCACCTGGACACGGGGGGCTGGGCCAGCGGCCATTTCACCTTGGTCGACATGCGCACCTTGCAACAAGTCAGCCCCGGGCCAGATGCAGCAACAACGCCCCCGCCAACATCACCAGCATGA
- a CDS encoding ABC-three component system protein: MKFAYEDLSDGQFETLVVLLCQRLLGVSVQGFAKGPDGGRDAKFIGTAELHPSKTVPWVGTTIVQAKHTNGYNRNFSESDFFSTTAANTVLGKEIPRVKKLREARQLDHYMLFANRRLAGNAETEIRDYIASQCGIPASSIYLCGLEQLEIWLKRFPEVAREADLDPVDSPLIVSPDDLAEVVQALARQKDGVIALLDDPPTARVTYEQKNALNNMSADYAKAQRRKYLKETAQIRAFLAAPENLDLLRMYESVVDEFQLKIIAKRKDYQTFDEVMEYLVDLLFNRDPVLRQHAHKRLTRAVLFYMYWNCDIGEVGDAAADQALSS; encoded by the coding sequence ATGAAATTCGCATACGAAGACCTCAGTGATGGCCAGTTCGAGACACTAGTCGTTCTCCTGTGCCAGCGGTTGCTTGGGGTCTCGGTACAGGGATTTGCGAAAGGGCCTGATGGCGGGCGCGATGCCAAGTTCATAGGAACGGCGGAACTGCACCCGAGCAAGACGGTCCCGTGGGTCGGTACAACCATCGTCCAGGCCAAGCATACCAACGGCTATAACCGTAACTTCTCCGAGTCCGACTTCTTCAGCACGACGGCCGCGAACACTGTGCTGGGCAAAGAAATTCCCCGCGTTAAGAAACTGCGCGAGGCCAGGCAGCTCGATCACTACATGCTGTTCGCCAACCGTCGGCTGGCAGGCAACGCCGAAACCGAGATACGCGACTACATCGCGTCTCAGTGCGGCATTCCCGCCTCGTCGATCTATCTCTGCGGACTGGAGCAACTGGAAATCTGGCTGAAGCGCTTCCCCGAGGTTGCGAGGGAAGCAGACCTTGATCCGGTCGATTCACCGTTGATCGTCAGCCCCGATGATCTGGCCGAAGTAGTGCAGGCATTGGCGCGCCAGAAAGACGGCGTGATCGCACTGCTAGACGATCCACCGACTGCGCGCGTGACGTACGAGCAGAAGAACGCACTCAACAACATGAGTGCCGACTACGCCAAGGCGCAGCGGCGGAAATACCTGAAGGAGACGGCTCAAATTCGGGCTTTCTTGGCAGCACCGGAAAACCTCGACCTGCTGCGCATGTACGAGTCGGTGGTCGATGAGTTCCAACTCAAGATCATCGCGAAGCGCAAGGACTACCAGACCTTCGACGAGGTCATGGAGTATCTAGTGGACCTGTTGTTCAACCGCGATCCTGTCTTGCGGCAGCACGCCCACAAGCGCCTGACTCGCGCCGTGCTGTTCTACATGTACTGGAATTGCGATATCGGGGAGGTGGGCGATGCTGCGGCCGACCAAGCACTCTCATCCTGA
- a CDS encoding methylated-DNA--[protein]-cysteine S-methyltransferase codes for MSSAFTIMPSPVGMLTLVARGNCLAAVLWEEERENRVRLGALHRDDQCPVLRETARQLGEYFDGKRQRFELALDFAGTEFQRQVWAALLAIPFGETRSYSDIARQLGNPRAVRAVGAANGRNPISIVAPCHRVIGASGSLTGFAGGLAAKQYLLALEGRQSLALDL; via the coding sequence ATGTCGAGCGCATTCACGATCATGCCATCGCCCGTCGGCATGCTGACCCTTGTGGCCCGTGGCAATTGCCTGGCAGCCGTATTGTGGGAAGAGGAGCGGGAAAACCGCGTACGCCTGGGCGCACTGCACCGGGACGACCAGTGCCCGGTATTGCGGGAAACCGCTCGCCAGCTGGGTGAGTACTTTGACGGCAAGCGCCAGCGTTTCGAGCTGGCGCTGGACTTTGCCGGTACTGAGTTCCAGCGCCAGGTGTGGGCCGCATTGCTGGCGATACCGTTCGGCGAAACCCGCAGCTACAGCGACATTGCACGGCAGCTCGGCAACCCCAGGGCGGTACGCGCGGTTGGCGCTGCCAATGGCCGCAACCCGATTTCGATCGTTGCTCCCTGTCACCGGGTAATCGGCGCGTCGGGCAGCCTGACCGGCTTTGCCGGTGGCCTGGCGGCCAAGCAGTATCTGTTGGCGCTGGAAGGGCGGCAAAGCCTGGCGCTGGACCTGTAA
- a CDS encoding ATP-binding protein: MSTALDVTDAFPRGLLRPELYVGQLCSVSAQVVKFNLNEAGSPSGSHFLGGRYGKGEVGEFVLIEGQINLLLGRVVEIHLPDADRRLIDTSHGRVPDLDGIGTIQLLGSIAMDSLRISAGVDSYPRLGDRVYAAPHSFIANLPKFMEAAEAEASHVLLKLGSIDVAPESYVSVKPEKLFGRHCAILGATGGGKSWTTARIIEECLRYKTKIILLDATGEYRGFDGKHVSNFHLGAPVNTAKSSSPCALPQTSFIESDFIALFEPAGKVQGPKLRAAIRSLRLATLAPHISTGGIIKKIDQSKVPILAEEAKAGIAEKLDDPQQAFDVWKLVSQIEQECVYPDGFGVARGSKDTTKWGGDSGEVSYCLSLMSRISGILSSSSFDCVFKSKAPALTESISSFVSNEDRLLRICLSGVAFEFKAREIIANVIGRHLLNMARDGAFKSCPVVIIVDEAHNFLGRHIGGDDAVARLDAFELIAKEGRKYGLNICLSTQRPRDITEGVLSQMGTLVVHRLTNDRDREVVERACGEIDRSASSFLPNLKPGEAAIIGADFPIPLTIQVFPPSAKPLSDGPNYQTHWKA, encoded by the coding sequence ATGAGTACCGCGCTTGACGTCACCGACGCTTTTCCGCGCGGATTGCTCCGACCGGAGTTGTATGTTGGCCAGTTGTGCTCCGTTTCCGCCCAGGTGGTGAAGTTCAATCTCAACGAGGCGGGCTCGCCCAGCGGTTCCCACTTTCTGGGTGGCCGATACGGAAAGGGTGAAGTTGGAGAGTTCGTCCTGATCGAGGGACAGATCAACCTCCTGCTTGGACGGGTGGTCGAGATCCATTTGCCAGATGCCGACAGGCGCCTGATCGACACCTCGCATGGCAGGGTGCCAGATTTGGACGGCATCGGGACGATCCAACTGCTGGGCTCCATCGCAATGGACTCACTTCGAATCTCGGCGGGCGTTGACTCCTATCCTCGCCTGGGCGACCGCGTCTACGCTGCGCCGCACAGCTTCATCGCCAACTTACCGAAGTTCATGGAGGCGGCGGAGGCCGAAGCCAGCCACGTCCTTCTCAAGCTGGGCTCGATCGATGTCGCGCCTGAAAGCTACGTGTCGGTCAAGCCGGAGAAACTGTTCGGCCGACACTGCGCGATTCTGGGCGCCACTGGCGGCGGCAAGAGTTGGACGACCGCTCGGATCATCGAAGAATGCCTGCGCTACAAGACCAAAATTATCCTCTTGGACGCGACGGGGGAGTATCGCGGGTTTGACGGAAAGCACGTCTCCAACTTTCACTTGGGCGCGCCGGTCAACACTGCGAAGTCGTCCTCTCCTTGCGCCTTGCCGCAAACGTCTTTTATTGAATCGGACTTCATCGCGCTGTTTGAGCCTGCCGGCAAGGTTCAGGGACCGAAGCTGCGCGCGGCGATCCGCAGTCTTCGACTTGCCACCCTCGCTCCCCATATTTCGACTGGTGGGATCATCAAAAAGATCGATCAGTCCAAAGTCCCGATCTTGGCAGAAGAGGCCAAAGCTGGCATTGCGGAGAAGCTCGACGATCCACAGCAAGCGTTCGACGTGTGGAAGCTCGTTTCACAGATCGAGCAGGAGTGTGTCTACCCGGACGGATTCGGTGTGGCCCGGGGGTCGAAGGACACCACCAAATGGGGTGGCGACTCAGGCGAGGTCTCGTACTGCCTGTCCTTGATGTCGCGCATTAGCGGCATTCTCAGTTCATCTTCCTTCGATTGTGTCTTCAAGTCGAAGGCTCCTGCATTGACGGAAAGCATCTCGTCCTTCGTCTCCAACGAAGATCGGTTGCTTCGGATATGCCTGAGCGGCGTTGCCTTTGAGTTCAAGGCGCGCGAGATCATCGCGAACGTGATCGGACGGCATCTTCTCAACATGGCACGCGATGGCGCATTCAAGAGTTGCCCTGTTGTCATCATCGTCGACGAGGCACATAACTTTCTCGGGCGGCATATCGGAGGCGATGACGCGGTCGCCCGCCTGGACGCATTCGAGTTGATCGCCAAAGAGGGCCGGAAGTACGGACTCAACATCTGTCTGTCAACTCAGCGCCCACGCGACATAACGGAAGGTGTTCTGAGCCAGATGGGAACACTCGTGGTGCATCGGCTCACGAATGATCGGGACCGCGAGGTTGTCGAACGCGCCTGCGGCGAAATTGATCGGTCCGCTTCGTCGTTCCTGCCCAACCTGAAGCCCGGCGAGGCTGCGATCATCGGCGCCGATTTTCCTATTCCGTTGACCATTCAAGTCTTCCCGCCGAGCGCGAAACCTCTTTCTGACGGCCCCAACTACCAAACCCACTGGAAGGCGTAG
- a CDS encoding carbon-nitrogen hydrolase family protein: MKLCAVQLASLKGDLPGNLQRHLVCIEQAAALGAELVVFPELSLTGYEPSVARQAALPVTSARLDPLQAACDRLGITVAVGLPLPTPDGLRIGMPIFCPEAPRQVYAKQRLHDDELPYFTPGDQALLLEVGEHRVAPAICYESMFLAHAAVARERGADLYLVSVAKTAKGIREGYAHYPEVARELGMPVLMANCVGPADTFIGAGGSAAWDSQGHLLASLDDHSEGLIVLDTRSASAITLPLNPYLA; the protein is encoded by the coding sequence ATGAAACTGTGCGCCGTACAACTGGCGTCGCTCAAGGGCGATTTGCCAGGCAACCTCCAGCGCCATCTGGTTTGCATCGAGCAGGCTGCGGCCCTGGGTGCCGAACTGGTGGTGTTCCCCGAGCTGTCGCTGACCGGCTATGAGCCGAGTGTGGCGCGCCAGGCCGCCCTGCCCGTCACCTCCGCGCGCCTGGACCCGCTGCAGGCAGCCTGCGACCGCTTGGGCATTACCGTTGCCGTGGGCCTGCCATTGCCGACGCCCGACGGCCTACGCATCGGCATGCCCATCTTCTGCCCTGAGGCGCCGCGCCAGGTCTATGCCAAGCAGCGCTTGCATGATGATGAGCTGCCTTACTTCACCCCAGGTGATCAGGCATTGCTGCTGGAGGTGGGTGAACACCGGGTGGCGCCGGCGATCTGCTACGAATCGATGTTCCTGGCGCATGCCGCCGTTGCCCGCGAGCGCGGTGCCGACCTGTACCTGGTCAGCGTTGCGAAAACCGCCAAGGGTATCCGCGAGGGATATGCGCACTACCCAGAGGTGGCACGCGAACTGGGCATGCCGGTATTGATGGCCAACTGCGTGGGGCCGGCCGACACTTTCATTGGTGCTGGCGGTTCTGCAGCATGGGACAGCCAGGGGCACTTGCTGGCCAGCCTGGATGACCACAGTGAAGGGCTGATCGTACTCGACACCCGCAGTGCCAGCGCGATCACCCTGCCCTTGAACCCGTACCTTGCATGA
- a CDS encoding LPS biosynthesis protein yields MNTLPSQPSAERGAFSGFEACRNSQQGPVVILASGASAKHFPLGEFAHLPIIAMNGSVAMTAEHGIKPFFYVCTDKSFCQQQPALFATAVRDSERLALWPEQYARADVPAHTQCYALHKADMPSLLDGLRGHGDSCVCNRALWSKRSRSIAFSKDMAHGFFDARTVAYVALQLAYHLGFEQVLLVGVDLDQSVGRFYEDGQGPSSPCGLDQHWDSRILPSLKLMAREVVSEHFHVYNLSATSRIPAELIPKVTLSQARHIAGCAMN; encoded by the coding sequence ATGAACACACTTCCCTCGCAGCCAAGCGCTGAACGCGGGGCGTTCTCCGGTTTCGAGGCGTGTCGCAATTCCCAGCAGGGCCCCGTGGTGATCCTTGCCTCCGGCGCTTCTGCCAAACATTTTCCGCTGGGCGAGTTTGCGCACTTGCCCATCATCGCCATGAACGGGTCGGTCGCCATGACCGCCGAACACGGCATCAAACCCTTCTTCTACGTGTGCACCGACAAAAGCTTTTGCCAGCAACAGCCGGCCTTGTTCGCCACTGCCGTGCGCGACAGCGAACGCCTGGCCCTGTGGCCTGAGCAGTATGCGCGTGCCGATGTGCCAGCCCACACCCAGTGTTATGCCTTGCACAAAGCCGACATGCCGAGCCTGCTGGACGGTTTGCGTGGCCATGGTGACAGTTGCGTGTGCAACCGGGCACTGTGGAGCAAACGCAGCCGCTCGATCGCCTTCAGTAAAGACATGGCCCATGGCTTTTTCGATGCCCGCACGGTGGCTTATGTGGCCTTGCAGTTGGCCTATCACCTGGGCTTCGAGCAAGTGTTGCTGGTGGGGGTAGACCTCGACCAGAGCGTCGGGCGCTTTTACGAGGACGGCCAGGGCCCGTCTTCGCCGTGCGGACTCGACCAGCATTGGGACAGCCGCATCCTGCCGTCGTTGAAGCTGATGGCCAGGGAAGTGGTCAGCGAGCATTTCCATGTCTACAACCTGTCGGCAACATCACGCATTCCAGCTGAGCTGATCCCCAAGGTCACGCTCAGCCAGGCGCGGCACATTGCCGGCTGCGCAATGAACTGA
- a CDS encoding ABC-three component system middle component 8 — MLRPTKHSHPDRTVINVSLLLLARLKARRVDEYDVLRTFAKKSVVGGDVLFLPALNFLYLMGLIEYRPKTDAVEYMGPNEAV, encoded by the coding sequence ATGCTGCGGCCGACCAAGCACTCTCATCCTGATCGCACGGTCATCAACGTCTCGTTGCTGCTGCTGGCTCGCCTGAAGGCCCGGCGCGTGGATGAGTACGACGTGCTGCGCACGTTCGCGAAAAAAAGTGTCGTCGGCGGGGACGTGCTGTTCCTGCCGGCACTGAATTTTCTGTATCTCATGGGCCTGATCGAATATCGCCCCAAGACCGACGCCGTGGAATACATGGGGCCAAATGAAGCTGTCTAG
- a CDS encoding DUF2326 domain-containing protein: protein MKLSRLYSSKPDLFEPVEFVQGLNVVMAEIRLPENRNKDTHNLGKTTLGRLLDFGFLAKRDPKFFLFKHVELFKDFIFFLEIELEDASFVTIRRGVEEATKISFKRHEAGHQDLSGLPLVEWDHQDMPFERARDLLDGLLDWRALKPWAFRKGLGYLLRSQDDFRDVFHLRKFAAAHSDWKPFLAHVLGFDAQLVAKHYEKEEQLAEKQSTAQTIKNELGGSIEDISKIEGILLLKQKEAEKKQKLLDAFDFRAQDKDSTKQLVDDIDERIASLNAERYSLNQNKKKIITSLEEDQILFNPDEAQRLFEEAGVLFKGQIKKDFQQLIAFNRAITDERRGYLQEERAEVEAELKRINAELNTLGKKRSEMLSFLSGTDIFGKYKQVSDEMVTLRADITSLERQRGFLHRLQELRTEIRALTEERGHLQTQIEADVEKQNSDQNSLFSAIRVFFSEIVEEVIDRKALLSVSPNQAGHLEFRAEILDESGNATSADLGHTYRKLLCIAFDLAILRAHLDDKFPRFVYHDGVFESLDDRKKENLLTVIRRYADLGLQPIITLIDSDLPTRAEDDEPVFSADEIVVTLHDEGEHGRLFRTKAW from the coding sequence ATGAAGCTGTCTAGACTTTATTCCAGCAAGCCTGACTTGTTCGAGCCTGTGGAGTTCGTCCAGGGCCTGAACGTCGTCATGGCTGAAATTCGCCTGCCGGAGAACCGAAACAAGGACACCCATAACCTCGGCAAGACCACGCTTGGGCGTTTGCTCGACTTTGGCTTCCTTGCCAAGCGCGATCCCAAGTTCTTTCTTTTCAAACACGTCGAATTGTTCAAGGACTTCATCTTCTTCCTGGAGATCGAGCTGGAAGATGCTTCGTTCGTGACGATCCGGCGCGGTGTGGAAGAAGCCACCAAGATCAGCTTCAAGCGCCATGAGGCCGGGCATCAGGACTTGTCGGGGCTACCGCTGGTGGAATGGGATCACCAGGACATGCCCTTCGAGCGGGCGCGTGACCTGTTGGATGGATTGCTTGACTGGCGCGCACTCAAGCCTTGGGCGTTCCGCAAAGGCTTAGGCTACCTGCTGCGCTCCCAGGATGATTTCCGCGATGTGTTTCATCTGCGCAAGTTCGCGGCTGCGCATTCGGATTGGAAGCCTTTCCTGGCTCACGTTCTCGGCTTTGACGCTCAACTCGTGGCGAAGCACTACGAGAAGGAAGAGCAGCTTGCGGAGAAGCAGTCCACCGCGCAGACCATCAAGAACGAGCTGGGCGGGTCCATTGAGGACATCAGCAAGATCGAGGGCATCCTGCTGCTCAAGCAAAAAGAGGCTGAGAAAAAGCAGAAACTGCTTGACGCCTTCGACTTCCGCGCCCAGGACAAGGACAGCACCAAACAGTTGGTTGATGACATCGACGAACGCATCGCGTCGCTCAATGCCGAACGCTACTCGCTCAACCAGAACAAGAAGAAGATCATCACCTCGCTGGAAGAGGATCAGATCCTCTTCAACCCTGACGAAGCGCAGCGCCTGTTCGAGGAAGCCGGCGTTCTGTTCAAGGGGCAGATCAAGAAAGACTTCCAGCAGTTGATTGCCTTCAATCGGGCAATTACCGATGAGCGCCGCGGCTATCTGCAGGAAGAACGCGCAGAGGTCGAAGCTGAGCTTAAGCGCATCAATGCAGAACTGAATACCTTGGGCAAAAAACGATCGGAAATGCTTTCATTTCTGAGTGGAACCGACATCTTTGGCAAGTACAAGCAGGTCTCGGACGAGATGGTGACGCTGCGCGCTGACATCACTTCCCTGGAGCGTCAACGCGGCTTCCTGCATCGTTTGCAGGAGTTGCGAACCGAGATAAGGGCGTTGACCGAAGAGCGTGGGCATCTACAGACACAGATCGAGGCGGATGTCGAGAAGCAGAACTCCGATCAGAACAGTTTGTTCTCGGCAATCCGCGTGTTCTTCAGCGAGATTGTCGAAGAGGTGATCGACCGCAAGGCGCTGCTGAGCGTATCGCCGAACCAAGCGGGGCATCTGGAGTTCAGGGCGGAAATTCTTGACGAATCAGGCAACGCAACCAGCGCCGACCTTGGGCACACGTACAGGAAACTGCTGTGCATCGCCTTTGACTTGGCCATCCTGCGAGCCCACTTGGACGACAAGTTCCCGCGCTTCGTTTACCACGACGGCGTGTTCGAGTCTCTGGATGATCGCAAAAAGGAAAATCTGCTGACGGTCATTCGCCGGTATGCCGACCTGGGGCTCCAACCCATCATCACGCTGATTGATTCTGACCTGCCAACGCGGGCCGAAGACGATGAGCCGGTGTTCTCGGCCGATGAGATCGTGGTCACATTGCACGACGAGGGTGAGCACGGGAGGCTTTTCAGGACGAAGGCTTGGTAG
- a CDS encoding helix-turn-helix domain-containing protein gives MTRKDHPQGTDNVLADLGFADAEELSAKAVLAVKLNELIDKRSLSQTEAAHITGMTQPKVSQVRRYKLQNISLERLMQALVSLDQHVEIVVRPARRAHAAGITVAA, from the coding sequence ATGACGCGCAAAGACCATCCTCAAGGCACCGACAACGTGCTGGCCGACCTCGGATTCGCCGACGCGGAAGAGCTGTCGGCGAAAGCCGTCTTGGCGGTCAAGCTGAACGAGCTGATCGACAAGCGTAGCCTCAGCCAGACCGAAGCCGCTCACATCACCGGCATGACACAGCCTAAGGTGTCTCAGGTGCGACGCTACAAGCTGCAAAACATCTCACTTGAACGCTTGATGCAGGCGCTTGTCTCGCTGGACCAGCATGTCGAGATCGTCGTTCGGCCGGCGCGGCGCGCGCATGCCGCCGGCATCACGGTCGCAGCTTAA